GGGGAGTTCATCGCCGGCGGTGTCTCGGGGATGCTGAAGTCGCTGAAGGGCGATTTCGACCCCGAAGACGGGGTGAGCGTTCATATCAGGACTCTCCCCTGAAGGAACCCCTAAGGAAGTGTTCTTGCGGTAAAGCGCAGGGCTGTCTATAATGATGTTCGCCCGTCCCCCAAGGGGGACGGGGAATGGTTTTGTCCTGACGCCCCCCCGGGCGGCAGGCCGGTTTTTGTCCTTCAAGACTTCATATTACGCAGGGAGGTTCCTTGAATGTTGGCACAGATAGTCTGGATATCCGGAGGGGCCGGGTTGCTCGCCCTCGCCTTCGCCCTGTTTTCGTCGGGGCGCATCAAATCTTTCGAGGTCACCAATGAACGGGTGAATGAACTGTCCGATATCATACAGAGGGGTTCCATGGCTTTCCTCTCCAGGGAGTACAGGGCCCTGGTCCCCTTCGTCGTGGTCGTCGGCGCGATACTCTGGCTGAAGATCGGCTACCCCATGGCCGTTTCCTTCCTGCTCGGGGCTTTCTGCAGCGGCCTGGCGGGACTGGTGGGCATGAGGGTGGCCACCAGGGCCAACGGCAAGACGGCCTTCGCCGCCGGGCAGGGCATGAACCCGGCCCTCAGGATAGCCTTCACCGGCGGGACCGTCATGGGCATGTCCGTCGTCGGCATCGGGATAATCGGCATCATCATCTGCTACTGGTTCTTCAAGGATCCCAACATCATCACCGGTTTTGGCTTCGGGGCCAGTTCCATAGCCCTCTTCGCAAGGGTCGGCGGCGGCATATACACCAAGGCCGCCGACGTGGGGGCCGACTTGGTGGGCAAGGTCGAGGCGGGCATCCCCGAGGATGACCCGAGAAACCCGGCTGTCATAGCCGATAATGTGGGCGACAACGTGGGCGATATCGCCGGCATGGGCGCCGATCTTTTCGAATCCTACGTGAACTCCATCATTGCGGCCATGGCCATTGGATTGGTGGCCTTCGGCGACACGGGCGTCATCTACCCGTTGCTCCTGGCCTCCCTGGGCATCGTCTCGGCAGTGCTGGGGACCTTTTTCGTCAGGGTCCGCGAGGGGGGAGACCCCCAACTGGCCCTCAGGATTGGGACGCTCGTGACGGGAGCCTTCATGATAGTCGGTTCCTACTTCATGACCAGGGCCGTCTTCGGCGACATCACCATCTTTTGGGCCGTCCTGTCCGGAGTGGCCGTCGGCGTCCTCATCGGCATCGTGACGGAGTACTATACCTCCTCGGGTTATCCCCCTGTGAAGGGCATAGCCCAGGCTTCCATCACGGGGACGGCGACTAATATCCTGGCCGGCCTCGGCGTGGGCATGAAGTCCACCGCCGTCCCCGTCCTGATGCTCTGCGGTTCCATCCTCGTGGGCGTCAGGTTCGGGGGGCTCTACGGCATCGCCTGCGCGGCCGTCGGCATGCTCTCCATCACCGGGATGACCCTCAGTGTCGACGCTTACGGTCCTATCGCCGACAACGCCGGCGGCATAGCCGAGATGAGCCACATGCCCCCCCAGGTCCGCAAGATAACCGACCGGCTCGATGCGGTGGGCAACACCACCGCGGCCATAGGTAAGGGGTTGGCCATCGGTTCGGCCGCCCTCACCGCGCTGGCGCTCTTTGCTGCCTACGCCACCGCTGTGGGTCTTGAGGTCATCGATATCAACAACCCCAGGGTCATGGTAGGCCTGTTCATAGGGGGCATGCTCCCCTTCATCTTCAGCGCCATGACGATCCAGGCCGTCGGTCGGGCCGCTTCCCAGATGATCGACGAGGTGCGCCGCCAGTTCCGGGAGATACCCGGCATAATGGAGGGTGAGGGCCGGCCCGAGTACGAGCGCTGCATCGAGATATCCACCGGGGCCTCCCTGAAGGAGATGATCGTTCCCGGGTCCCTTGCCGTGATCAGCCCGGTTGTCGTTGGCCTGGTCCTCGGGGCCGAGGCCCTGGGCGGACTCCTGGGCGGGGCCATCATCACGGGCGTCATGATGGCCATCTTCATGTCCAACGCGGGCGGGGCCTGGGACAACGCCAAGAAGTACATCGAGGAGGGCAACCTCGGGGGCAAGGGCTCAGAACCTCACGAGGCGGCCGTCGTAGGCGATACCGTCGGGGACCCCTTCAAGGACACCGCCGGCCCCAGCCTCAACATCCTTATCAAGCTGATGTCGGTGGTAGCGTTGGTTCTGGCCCCGTTGTTCATTTAAAGGTCGCCC
This region of Thermovirga sp. genomic DNA includes:
- a CDS encoding sodium-translocating pyrophosphatase: MLAQIVWISGGAGLLALAFALFSSGRIKSFEVTNERVNELSDIIQRGSMAFLSREYRALVPFVVVVGAILWLKIGYPMAVSFLLGAFCSGLAGLVGMRVATRANGKTAFAAGQGMNPALRIAFTGGTVMGMSVVGIGIIGIIICYWFFKDPNIITGFGFGASSIALFARVGGGIYTKAADVGADLVGKVEAGIPEDDPRNPAVIADNVGDNVGDIAGMGADLFESYVNSIIAAMAIGLVAFGDTGVIYPLLLASLGIVSAVLGTFFVRVREGGDPQLALRIGTLVTGAFMIVGSYFMTRAVFGDITIFWAVLSGVAVGVLIGIVTEYYTSSGYPPVKGIAQASITGTATNILAGLGVGMKSTAVPVLMLCGSILVGVRFGGLYGIACAAVGMLSITGMTLSVDAYGPIADNAGGIAEMSHMPPQVRKITDRLDAVGNTTAAIGKGLAIGSAALTALALFAAYATAVGLEVIDINNPRVMVGLFIGGMLPFIFSAMTIQAVGRAASQMIDEVRRQFREIPGIMEGEGRPEYERCIEISTGASLKEMIVPGSLAVISPVVVGLVLGAEALGGLLGGAIITGVMMAIFMSNAGGAWDNAKKYIEEGNLGGKGSEPHEAAVVGDTVGDPFKDTAGPSLNILIKLMSVVALVLAPLFI